The Triticum dicoccoides isolate Atlit2015 ecotype Zavitan unplaced genomic scaffold, WEW_v2.0 scaffold169647, whole genome shotgun sequence nucleotide sequence TGGAGGGAGATCGAGCGAGCAGGAGCACGAGCAGGTCCCAGATCCATCCGCCACGGCCGTCCTCGACCTGGTGGAGCTCCATCCCTACTCAAATCGCCAGCGGCCGTGCGTGAGGAGAGGGCTGCCTGCTCCGTGCCAATCCTCTCTTCctaccctcccctcccctcacctcCCCTCCGGCGGCTGCCAGATCGACGGATTCGACAAGGGCCTCGAAGGAGATGCTCGCTTCTGCT carries:
- the LOC119344466 gene encoding uncharacterized protein LOC119344466, with amino-acid sequence MNQGVLQMQRREGKRRWREIERAGARAGPRSIRHGRPRPGGAPSLLKSPAAVREERAACSVPILSSYPPLPSPPLRRLPDRRIRQGPRRRCSLLLGRCPRCASARSRRRWCKHTNTTILVAGPTLEA